The Pieris napi chromosome 20, ilPieNapi1.2, whole genome shotgun sequence genome segment TTAATAGCAAACTCGttacaatagggtggcagggctggcaaaattcTACGGGCCCCGACacaagagggcccctgcccaagagatattatgttctatggatgaatgtgaagtctccaatacgcattgggctagcgtggggactacagaccattccctctcgcctaagagaaaaggcctatggccattagtgggacatatacaacgtgtaattgagtacgctgaaaatctcaaAGTTTATCAAAATTGAAATGAGTagggacgatttttactgatagggcgaAAAAagatttgccacgggccccagatggtatagttatgCCACTGAAGCAGACACATTTCATTGTTGTTTAAGGCAATATATTCGTAATGTACCAAActcaatcaataattattgttttgccGGGATAAAACCCATGAACTCCAAATGATAATGGAATTGTGTATGGAAACTGAAATGAAATCTGGATAGAACTGAGACTCGGGattctttttttcttctttatggtgtgttattttaaattattaattttatattctctAAGAGCTTATTTTCGTttgataaagtttttttaagctAACGAAATATCATCACACGTAATCATATAATTGATTGCCATATATTCAtcacataataaatacatatattatactgtGTAAATGTTAACTTACAGTATCTAGACTGATTTGACGCAGAGAAAGGATTTTCGTTCCAGTTACTTAATGGTATACTAGAtagacattaaaataatagcctTACAAAATGTGAACGAAGTAACATTTCATAAGAGATTATAGCTTAGGGCTTATTTCCTTATACTTTAAAGGAATCGtgattactttaaaatttaaatttaaaattagaaatatttatatctgtACTAGCGTTAGGTAAACAAAAACCAGACCAGGCCGCGGCgtatctttaaataataagaataatttatgtgATTAAAGAATTCCATTGAGGTAGCCAATAAAGCGTTGACCATCTACACGGCAGATTAGTGAAGAAGTGTGCGCATCTATGCACTCTCTATTCGTATTGTCGTGTGCCGAATGAGTCAGCCCAGAGGCTCGTGCAGCAGTAACAGTTTAAGTTTCTTGTAGCTCCAGGCACTTACATTCTGGAACAGCTACCAATAAAACACAAACCTTGTTCCATCTTTTTCGTttcaatttttgtttaagGAAGAACAAAACCCTTACTCTGTAAGTTCCAACAACGATACCGATCGTAATACCTTATGAGTTTTTGTACCAAAGGTTGCGACATCAGCGTTACGGATATTGAGAAAACTACACCAAACTTTCATACAAAAGCGCCGCTGTCGCCAGTGGAAGTTGCCCCATATCCATCGGTTAGCTCCATTCGACCGGTTTGCCATTATAAGTGAGGAACGTCGATTTCCACTACGATCTGGATCTCTTCAATCTCCGAATCGATGAATTCAGCGTCACTACGCCGCTTCTACAAGACTTAACTCCATCTCCACCAACGTGTGCGCAAGGTTCAACTATTATGCCCACCCGACAAAAAAGGCCAATCTCCGTAGCTAACGACAAATTAAGAGCCTTTAGCGCGGCAAAGCTAAATTGGATAAGGGGGAAAAAGCGCCTTCACAGGGAAAGCAAGATTCCTTATTTTGCACTTCTCACTCTAGCGTACTTTCATACTGCCCTTCAGGCGATAGACCAACCTGCGGCCCATGCCTGCCGAactacgctcgccaaaacagccccAGCTGAGCTGTTAAAGCCCTTCAACCCAACCGCGACgatccatttaaaaaaaaatggcagtTACagtataagggatgcaacacTGGATTTTTGTATCTTCGGAATACATCATAACATTGATTAATAAGGGTTGTAACTTGTACTTTAAGAAACAAAAACGTAAAACTAGTTCTGACTTCACATTATCTCTTTAGTCTACATCCTAAAACTTGGCATGAAACCGCTTGATAGTAACGCCTTTTGTGCAAATTAATCGTTAAAATATGGAAAAAAACTAGTAAGGTATTTgcataaaaagtttttcataataaaacgtGAATCAAGCAAGTGAAATCTTAGGGCTTTGaattacgttttttttatgaggtttaatagttttaataatatacaagatTATACTGTGCCTTACGGCATATTATTAACTGAAGTGTAAagaattgtttatttcagttttaccaataaattatttatcactTATCtgcctataaataaaatgtgaagattaagaaataaaagaacTATCAAacattaactattttattctattatttatactaattataatatatatgtataattatctCCTTTTCTTTTTCTCGGGGCGGCTCCCACCCATATCGTCTAATTGTTGTTTAAGAGTTAAAAGCTCATTGTCAGGCACATAACGGATATCTTCATGTTCTATAGTGTGTTCATGAACATTTAATGTGCATCCTTCAGGTAACAGGGCACGCGATACCCGCAAAAGAGTACCGAGGGCCCAGGCAGGAACATCTACAACCTAAAAACATCCATATGAATAGTGGCAAAAATTGCAAAACATCAGTCAATTTCAcaaagggggcgtccataaattacgtgaggtgtttaagggggggggagggggtcgagtcaaaactcatttaatcttacgttggagagaggggggggtctcggcaaatatcacgcaattttttctttttgaaaaaaaatataggaagATGGTTGATCCTAAAAAGGCCATcactgcaacttcccgctaactccgtacctaaacgctcaacatttcacttattatgttttagtcgtaaataaaagcacgaagcaaatattttattttttcaataacaatccaacgcgtttacgtaagaaacctaaattttgaaaaatctcacgtgagattgggggatgGGGCAGGGGgtttaataaaatctcacgacatctcaccagggggggagggaggtataaaaaatttaaaaaaacacctcacgtaatttatggacgcccccaaAGAAGCAGGGTAATTTGTAGCTTTATCACTTAAAAatgatttcttccaggcaatgATTTACTATATTAAGAATGTTTAGAGAAAGAGCACATAATGAAACACACTAGcaccaaatataaaattacaataataatatcatacaAAGAGAACTAGGTATATTAATATCAAtagtattaatgtaatacaataaagtaatGAAATCACAAATACCTGAACATttctttcataaatatttaaattgtattcagAGTCTACAACTGTTCCGCCTGGCTTGTAACGATGAATTTTGAACTGTTTAGCTGGTGTTGCCCAACTGCAAAGAGATGCTTAGTTTTAtgtctaataatttaaaaaattgttgatAATGAGAGGTTATTTTTAACAGACTGGGTTTACCTACtagcaaaaataaattcattaaggTTCTATAGAAGTTCTTTCCATAGAAATATCTATGACTCATAAGTAGTTAGGATATTGAAACCATAAGACATACttggcattaaaaaaaattgacatattGACAATTAGTATTCCTATAAGGACTTCAAAGAACagaattaaagttttattttatataaaaatacaaaatcataACAAAACTAAACCAAGAATAACATATtactttaactttttattatattgattgaACTAATACACACCACTCATCTACTTGTAATCCCATTACTTCTGCATATCTATGAATTTCTCTTTGACACATTTCAAGCAAGGTGTAATCGTAACCCtttatttgcaaattaagGCAGTCATATACAGGTTCATCGGGCTCCATACTCtacaatatataacatattttattatatacagatGAGTGCAAATTTGAGATTTTACTTATGTTATCTTAAAGTTAAGAATAGAAgcaatattaatttcttttaaatttttaggatGTTTGACTCTTAGAATACAATCAGAGTCGACTCTTAAGATTACTAATGATTCCTGTAGTCAAAATCCATACGTCCAGGACCAAAAATCTACAATGTATGTCAGGCAGTGCAGGCTGATCATCCACGGACTTGCTTATGGGGGTATATATTTCACCGTACGAGAGAGTGTTATTATGATATAATGtcttacaattaaataatcaggTTCATATAAGTCCGTCTTTAACCGTTTCGGTTGATATTGGCCAACACATGCTCcgaattgtaaatttgttttgagtTTGACTAGGTTATTATTAACAGCACAAGCCTGAAACAAAATGtcaatgttaaatttataaaacagatttcattacatttttatattatcaatgtGTATTATGCATTTTTGAGACAGAGAACTtagtacataaaataaatattacatatttgaaGATCTTCGAAGAAAACATTGTGATTGcttgtttttagtatttaatttttttataaatttgtttgaggctcaatTAAACATCCAGTTCCATCCAAATTGTACAATGTATTATGTACTAGCTATTTAGGGTAGGTACTAGGtagtataaatgaaaattataacttCAGAGATCGATCTTTTAAAATTGGATCGAGTTGAAACTGGAGAATTTATGATAAAATCGAAAGTTGACATACCTTCTATCATAAACTGTCACTGTTACTTTGACTTGTAAGTTCTCAAAATTCAAATGATCTCCGTCGCTACCACAGACCATAGTCTATGAAGCATGTTTATTAAACGTAAAACTTGAAGTTGAGTGATGACTGATGAGTCTGGTCAATATTCTTGGcaatttcaaaattcttgATTTACTTATaggttataaattttatagattCGGATGTTTTTTCATCtatcttattaataataatttgataagtaaaagttaaacattaaaatacaatcTGAAGAACAGCTTTACAACACTATTTGAAAGATGATGCTTTCTAAGTAAGTTTCTTACTAACCCAAAAAAGATGTTTcaaagttatttttgtttatgtttttttttattttacaggctAAGATTTAAACAACGTGAAATTCGTATTTTGTGTCGGTTGTTATCTGGAACACCCCCAGACCAGACAAATGACGGAAAAATACCTGaaataaaacctaaaagtCAAGAAAAGCAAAATGAGTCTACCACAAAAATTCAGgaacttttaaagaaaatgttaGCAGAGCCAAAAATTTCTCAGGAAGAGTATGAAAAGAAATTTGTGGTCGCACCTGAACGCAAGAAGCGCGATACAATTGaagttaaaaaagaaaatataggTTAGTGGTACATTAAAtctgaatatataaaaattaacaaaatatagttttataatatctcAAAATACTGAAAAGCTCAGTATATTCATTCACAATGTAACTGCCTAGATAGTCAgtcatattttatacttactaaacatatttttttatattcttaatgTCCATTTACAGAAGAAAGCTTAACAAAGGCAGCTACTGATGTAGCTGAGGCAATTGGCGGAGATGTTAAACAAACTGAGGCAGAATTATTGTCTCGAGTACTTGGAAAAATTAATCAGACATCAACTACACTTAGGTAAGagtaacaaaatatacaatatatataatatacatatttctagTATCTGGAAAGATctgtttttcaaaatttatgaaatttttcagTGATTTGCTGGTTGGTATGAAAGTAGACAGGTCTAAGGAAACAGAAGATCAAGGTAGAAAAGAAACAAGAGGTCAGCAAGTAAGGCGCATTGCCAGTAAGAGTGCAGCACAATCAAGGCCTCGGCAGTATGAACAAAGACCACAAACTGGAAGGGAAAATAGGCCTGAGCAAAAGaggtaatttattacttttacttctatttccaaaataagttcatgtatttaatattctaaatcAAATGATGTCTGATTATTTTTGTAGTCctaaaatctaattttaaaaaagtgtcTTATGATTCAAGACTGAAAGGACTgtaaatcaatcaatcaatcttGATCttgtttgattattatttttctgtacAATTTTATGTGTCTGGCAATGCTTATGAGTTATGACTATATATATTGCTCCCTTATTAATACaaagacaattttaaaaagtagaaTTTtggaaaattacattaatgattttgattagttccacattaataaaatgcttGAATGAATCTTTATAGCTTGGTTTCTTGACATCACTTTAGGAAGATttgaaaactaataaaaatgtaaataaatccTACAAATTACAATTACTTAATCAGTCAGGAATTATTCCTTTTTCCTTGCCAAAAACAATTCCAATGCAATATAGGGatctattacatattatataaaaaactacaaattaactacatttataatatatcaaatcaaatacaaattgttatttataattctggATAGCGGAACTCATCTGTTCTTCTTCCTTAAACAATAAACCTTGGTCACTTTACTAATTAGTAACTTGTAGCAGTAAGATCAGGAGAGGGGCGGCAGGGGTGTAAGAGATGCACAAATATGTTTCTGAGTTACAATTTTCATTTTCCCTTATCTCTCAGTGCTAACCAGTGgacatttcatttaatatctCACTTTACCAAAAATTCGAATTTGACTTTGTACTATGGGAGCGATATGTACAAATTGATAGACAAtacttgatttttttaaatttaagatctcattcatatttttttttattttcatctaaatataaaatgtataggAGAGCCCCATGCAAACTAACTGCATAAATGAATACTTATTGTTTATGAGGTTTTCTTAGCAAAATTTTATCAACAGTTTATCACAGCCAATCAGTATCAACGTTTTTGGAGGAGAACCACTTGGTATCTTCAAGCAAGGACCCACAAACTATGGCACCAAGTTAGAAGTATGGGACCACTTGAACCAGCGAGAGTTGACCCTTGCAACTTCCCAACCACCCTCTAACTACTTTGAGAAGATGTTGCTTTGGACTGAACAAGGCAAAGTTTGGAAGTTTCCTATTAATAATGAACAAGGTAAGATAAATACCAGCTTCAATACTATCAAGATAGCACTCAGCAgttaatgaattattaatagatatttGAAAACTGaatacaaagtaaaaatagaaatttacaTAGATAACATTTCTGTCttttaaggccgatttacattatcttagtgtttaggagagtgctttaggatagtactttagttgaaacatgtaaacgctacttgctttagtaaacgctacgctaaagaacttgcctttcaagttgtactaaagcactctcctaaacactaagataatgtaaatcggcctttagacaCAATGATAGCCAcgctacaatttttttttttcaaattgttATGATATGCTTAACCACTGGTGGtagttagtaaaaaataaacagtgaTGAAAGCGGAAATTGTTTATTGTAGGATGATGGATGGGTTACTAAACTatagtatatttcattacgAGTGCGGAAAGCTTGTCATTGCAAAGAGTTCCGACAAATGTCTACCCGAGCCGAGGCGCAGCCGAAGGTGAGGGTTGACAGTCGGAACAAGTTGCAATGATGGTTCCGCACGTGTACTGAacgactatttttaatacagttgcgaaaaaattaagcaatttaataaaatattaaaacacaataaCCTCAACTAACTAATcagttatttcttataaaaggtataattcacatattcatcgaaattacagtttttttacttactGGGGAAGTTTTAGGTTGCATATTTACTGTTTGagacaaactattattaatttcgtatgaTTGTTCatgtgtatttaatatataatataacaaacaactaAACTAGCAAAGAACATTTTTGGAAAATGGCGCCAACTGTAAAAGAATATGagcagagatttttttttcttcacccaTTCTGGGTAGGCAAAGGGAACTATGCCCATACAGCCAAATCTTcagtagaatttttttattgatatgaaatttaatgagatgaaatgaaatgaaacctaacctaaaactcattgaatcaaatcattaaatctgatattaaaacaaatgagtagcttcttttttgaaatatttgcatgaattataaaaacttaacttaactatgatttttttttagtaaaaacttcatggttgtttttttctttttaatagacattatCTTGACAGTTGGGAAAGAAAACGCACTAGTTCGGAAAAGGTAAAGAAAAAGCACGAGTGTGTAATAGCCCACTTCCCGAACGCTATACGTCCCTGCAATACGCCACTTTTtgagcaactgtattaaaaaaatagttatgacatTACAATTGTAAAAGTAGCAAAGGgatcgttcaagtattacgtaacaaattttgggggggagggggtccttttgtaaaacgttacggcgcggggcggggattgaattacgcgttattgttaatattattttcgactttccagtactttacaccacataatggtaacttttaggtataaagaggtggtgtaggtggtcacgaaacgttttactattgggtatagaaaaacgttacggcgagttatgtgggggagggggggtcaagaatctccaaaaattgcgtgacgtaatacttgaacgctcccaaacaaaatttaacttaTCAGAAAGAAATCACTgccattaatttatttaatttatcattacactctcaatgttgttaaaattattattattacaaatgttTGTTACAGGTATGGAAGAAGAGGAAAATGTACATTTCTctgaacatatatttttagacaGCCATCTAGAGGGCTGGTGTCCCACACGTGGGCCAATCAGGCACTTCATGGAGTTAGTTTGTGTGGGCCTCTCCAAGAATGCCTTCTACACGGTACAGGAGAAAAAGGACCATATTTTATGGTACAAAGAGTATTTTGAATCGAAGAAAGATTTGCTAAATGAGATTGGTGTTTGGGATATTAAACCAACTGAAGCTACCGTGtaatttgtgtaaatataGGTTATTAGATagttctttttttgttttatttcacttGATCAGTCCTGGAGCATGGAAGTTTTATTGCTTGACGTAAAATTGACTAATTCTTAATTCAGTCATTTTTCTACCCCATGGCAACTTCAATGTTTGGTAGCCATGAAGTGATTTTTCAACTTTATGGACAATGgacaatttttatttggaGATACTCTGTTATCGACAAGCTCAGggaatttcaaatattttgatGATATTTGCGGAAAAACACAAttgttaataatgttattttattatttatctccAATACATTACTGCTGTTTTTATagtagcgccatctagtgacTGATgaaaagtatgtatgtatttttatatatgtatattacttCACTAATATTTCTCAAATTCTAATATATTCGTTACGtgacttaattatttaaagtaagaaaattctaattttaaacaGCAGTCATTTGTTTCCCAACGTGTAGTGACCCATGATAGGAAaagatagtttttattaaacaactaCACATTACTTTAAACTTTAGAATTACCTTTGGtgcataaaaaacaaattttatacaataccCACTCTTGATATAGATGGAGTCTTTATTACGAAATTTATCGGccacttttatataattatatcagatcatgttttatttatgtacaaaaataattgattcTGAAAAGAAATAGCGTCTAGACTctatagtcgaatttttaattagacgaagtcaactgacgtttacggtgttgtcagtttttaatgaaataaaaatagtgttgtgacaaagtaaaaacccctgaattaatgatcattcattagctactgtcagttggcttcgtctaattaaaaatacgactatagtcaaaaatatattgcatATTGACATACGGGAGAAATTGGCGCTAAGTCTCGTTTCTTGTCTCGCCCTAATTACTCTCGTTGTGACAACTGACAACTGTCAAAATTTTGGtaaggtttatttaataatttaacattacttTGACTTTAAAGTGAGTATAAACTATAAGAAATTTTccttgaaactggcataaagtcaaaactattgccataatattaaaaaaaaactataagaaaataaaacaaatcgtGTTTTAAGGCACATTTATTGGTGGACGGgcgta includes the following:
- the LOC125059617 gene encoding uncharacterized protein LOC125059617, whose protein sequence is MFSSKIFKYACAVNNNLVKLKTNLQFGACVGQYQPKRLKTDLYEPDYLISMEPDEPVYDCLNLQIKGYDYTLLEMCQREIHRYAEVMGLQVDECWATPAKQFKIHRYKPGGTVVDSEYNLNIYERNVQVVDVPAWALGTLLRVSRALLPEGCTLNVHEHTIEHEDIRYVPDNELLTLKQQLDDMGGSRPEKKKRR
- the LOC125059615 gene encoding 28S ribosomal protein S31, mitochondrial-like yields the protein MMLSKLRFKQREIRILCRLLSGTPPDQTNDGKIPEIKPKSQEKQNESTTKIQELLKKMLAEPKISQEEYEKKFVVAPERKKRDTIEVKKENIEESLTKAATDVAEAIGGDVKQTEAELLSRVLGKINQTSTTLSDLLVGMKVDRSKETEDQGRKETRGQQVRRIASKSAAQSRPRQYEQRPQTGRENRPEQKSLSQPISINVFGGEPLGIFKQGPTNYGTKLEVWDHLNQRELTLATSQPPSNYFEKMLLWTEQGKVWKFPINNEQGMEEEENVHFSEHIFLDSHLEGWCPTRGPIRHFMELVCVGLSKNAFYTVQEKKDHILWYKEYFESKKDLLNEIGVWDIKPTEATV